The DNA window GTATGAATAAATATTAGCTTTCCATTCCAGGGTATTTTTTAGAAAAGGGACTTTACTGAGAGTCCCGTCCGTAAACAACAATTTAAAGCTTACTGTTCCTTCCGGAAAGTTTGATTTTCCAGGAGCCGGATTCTGGTTGGGAGCAGGCCAAACTTGGCCTATTGTATAGCCTCCCGGAGCGTTATACATTCCTACTGCCCAATTTTCCAATTCGATGTCCTGTTGATCGTGTATTTTATATTTTGGTGTGGCAAACTCCCTTGTCAGGCCGTGAATATATTCACGTCCATTTCCTATATATTCCTTATTCAGGTACTTTCCATCATCATCAAGCCATGGGGCATGGTACCACTTTCTTATTTTATTTTCCTGACCTCTAAAATCAACCTCTCGGTTACCTTCCAAACAATAATTCAAAACCGTTTGCATGTAGAGCTCGGGTTCTTTTTTGAAGTCGATACTTTGCCATGGATAATTTTCTACAACCAATGTTTTTGGATAATCCTGGCTAAGCTCAAACGTTTTCATTCCCGATGGGGGAGTATAATTTGCATTATAGCTAGGAAACAAAGATTGAGTATAGGTGATCTTTTTCGTTGTGGAAATACCTTTGGATGGATTAATATTTTGGATGGATTGTTTGCAGCTGAATAAAATAATAAGCAGTATTAAAGTGCTTAAAAAGCTAAATTTTTGTTTCATATATAGTTTGATTTTAAATTCAAATCCTTCTATAACACAGTTTTATAAATCTTTATTCCATTATGAAAAATACATCTTTTTAAAATGAAAAAATGCAACGACCAGGTTAAGTTTATCGAAAAACAGTTAAACGAAGGCAATAAACTTTTAAGGGTATCATGTTTTTAAAACGCAAAAGTCGCAAAAGTTTTTTGAGACACTTTACAAAACGTAAGAAAGTGTAAAATCTACTGCACAATAAAGAACACATAAACAGAAAATCAAAGATTTTCAAAAAGACTTAAGTATTCTTCCTATACAACAAGAACACGCCCAATCTGAAAAACATTTCAATAATAAAAGAAAATGTTATAACTTGCGTCTATTATGATGTCCAAACGTTGCAAATATGCTTTAAAAGCAATGGTCAGATTAGCAAGAAATTACAATCAAGGCTTTTTGTCTACATCTATTATTGCACAAGATGAACATATTCCAAGAAAATTTTTAGAGCAAATTCTTTTAGAGTTAAAGAGAGTAAAACTTGTTAATAGCAAACAGGGTAAAGCAGGTGGATATTACTTACTTAAATCCCCTGACGATGTTTCTTTAGCTGACATTTATAGAATCTTTGATGGTCCTATAGCATTGGCTCCGTGTGTATCCTTAAACTTCTATGAACCATGTGATGATTGTGTGGATGAGGAAACCTGTTACCTTAGAAAAGAATTTATTATCGTTAGGGAAAAAACCAGGAAAAGCATGATGGAGGCCACTCTGACTTCGTTTATGAAAAAAAATTAGTTTTTTTTAATTTTAAATCCTACTAATTTGGTAGGACTAATAGGATTATATATATTTGCAGGAATAATTTCAATCCCAAATGGAAAATAATCTTAAAAAAGAATTCGAAGAACTGCTTGAAAAAGCATCTGACAATACGATTAACACAGACTTTCTACAAGTAGTTGTAGAAAAGTTTCCGGGTAAGGTCATTTTTTCCACCAGCTTTAGTTATGAAGATCAAATTGTAACTCACTTGATCAAAAATCTAGACGTGGATATTTTCACATTGGATACAGGAAGACTTTTTGAACAAACTTATGAAACCTGGACAGCCAGCAGAGCTTTTTTTAAAAAAGAAATCAAAGCCTATTATCCCGACACAGAGGAAATAAGAGAGTTTGTTTCTCAAAACGGACCCGATTCTTTCTATCAATCCGTGGAGCAGAGGAAAGCATGTTGCACAATCCGCAAAGTACATCCTCTGAAAAAAGCATTGCAGGGATACAAAGTTTGGATCACTGGTTTAAGATCAGAACATTCTACCAACAGACAGAATATGCCACAATTGGAGTGGGATGAGGACAACCAGATCATCAAATTTCATCCATTGCTTCACTGGACTTCAGAGCAGGTTTTAGAATATGTTCAAATGTATCATTTACCGTATAATTATTTACATAAAAAAGGATTTGTCAGTATTGGATGCGAGCCTTGTACAAGGGCAATAAAAGAAGGAGAAGATTTCAGAGCGGGCCGCTGGTGGTGGGAAGACGCGAATAAAAAAGAATGCGGACTACATATTCATAAATAAAAAAGAAAACATGTCAATATATCATTTAAATTACCTGGATCAATTAGAATCCGAATCGATTTACATCTTACGGGAAGTAGCAGGACAATTTGAACGCCCTGCCTTATTATTCAGTGGTGGAAAAGACAGTATTGTTCTGGCTCATCTGGCTTCAAAAGCATTCCGCCATGGAAAAATCCCTTTCACATTTGTTCATGTGGATACCGGGCATAATTTTCCGGAAGTTTTAAGCTTCAGAGATCAGCTGGTTAACGAACTTGACGTCAATCTTGTCGTGCGTAAAGTTGAGGATACGATCAGGAAAAAAGGCTTAACAGAACCTAAAGGTAAATTTCCCAGCAGAAACTGGCTACAGACTTATACGCTACTCGATACGATAGAAGAATTTGAGTTCGATGCCTGTATAGGAGGTGCCCGCAGGGATGAGGAAAAAGCCCGTGCAAAAGAAAGAATTTTTTCTGTTCGCGATGAATTTGGACAATGGGATCCTAAGCTTCAACGTCCTGAGCTTTGGAATATTTTCAATGGAAAAGTGCAGAAGGGAGAGAATGTAAGGGTTTTTCCCATAAGCAACTGGACTGAACTTGACATCTGGAACTATATCCGCAGAGAAAAAATTGCACTGCCTTCCATTTACTTTTCGCATGATAGGGAAGTGGTCGACCTCAATGGTCAGTGGATTGCCAATTCTGAACATGCTTCGTTAGAAATTCATGATTTTGTCACTACAAAAAAGATACGCTACCGTACAGTGGGAGATATGACCTGTACTGCCGCCGTTGAATCTTATGCTTCAACAATAGATGGAGTCATCGAAGAAATTGTGGCAACAAGGATTTCCGAACGTGGAGAAACCAGAATTGATGACAGGGTAACGGAAGCTGCAATGGAAGACCGGAAAAAAGGAGGCTATTTTTAATAAGTAATGAATCATAAGCAATGAGTAATTAAAATGGAAGCCGATCATATTACTCATTACCCATTATTTATTGCTCATAACTCATGTTTTACAACTCATAACTCAAAAACGAATGGATATTTTAAGATTTATAACAGCAGGAAGCGTAGATGACGGTAAAAGTACCCTTATCGGAAGACTGCTGTACGATAGCAAAAGTATTTTACAGGATCAGCTGGAAGTACTTGAGAAACATTCTAAGAATAAAAACGAAGACGGGGTAGACCTAGCTCTTTTAACCGACGGTTTACGTGCTGAAAGAGAGCAGGGAATTACCATTGATGTTGCTTACAGATACTTTTCAACCGCCAAAAGGAAATTTATTATCGCTGACGCTCCCGGCCATGTACAATATACCCGTAATATGATTACAGGAGCTTCTAACTCTGATCTGATGGTCATTCTTATTGATGCCCGAAAAGGAGTGATCGAACAAACGAGAAGACACTCTATTATAGCCTCATTGCTTAAACTGAAAAAAGTAGCGGTAACCATTAATAAAATGGATATGGTTGATTATTCACAGGAAGTATTTGAAACGATAAAAGCTGATTATTCAAAAATTGCAGATAGTCTTGGTTTAAAAGATGTGAGCTATTTCCCCATCTCTGCGCTTAAAGGGGATAATATTGTTTCCCTGTCATCTAAGACAGACTGGTATGAAGGAAATACTCTTTTAGACTATCTAGAACAGGTAACCCTTCATGACGAATTAAATAGTGGAAGCCGCTTCCAGGTTCAATATGTGATCCGACCTCAAACAGAAGAATTACATGATTACAGAGGATATGCAGGACAGATATTAAGTGGTCAGTTCAGGAAAGGGGATAAAATTCATATTCTTCCAGCAGGTTCAACCAGTGAAATTGCTAAAATCGAGATCAATGGAATTGAAAGCAATGAAGCATTTGAAGGGCAGCCCGCGGTAATTCATATAACAGAAGATCTGGATATCAGTAGAGGCGATCTATTTGCGACAGGAGAACAGCTTCCCATTATCGAAAAAGATCTTGAAGTTCTTTTATGCTGGCTTGATGTAAAATCATTACAACCAGGCAATAAGTATTTGCTACAGCAAAACAGCAGGTTAGTAAAAACAGTAGTAAAGACAGTAGATTATAAGATCAATGTCAATACACTCATACAGGAAAAAGCTGAAGGTGAGATCAAACTGAATGAAATCGTTAAAGTTACCCTAAGAACAGCACAGCCTCTGGTTTACGATAGTTTTATAGATAATAAAAGAACAGGATCTGCAATTTTGGTGGATGAAACCTCCAATTCAACTGTTGCAGCATGTATAATTCAATAAAAAATGGCAGTATACAATAACTTAATTGACAAAATCCGTAATAACAAACAAAGTAATAGTCACATTTCTTTTGATAAATCAAAGGCTAAAAATTTTGTTAAGCATTTGTACGAAGTACTTTTTATTTCTGAGAGAGAAGATATAGCAGATCAGTTGGAAGAAAATTTCGCCAAACTGTATGGCAGCCTTTTTTGTCTGATCAACAGCATAACTGATGATGAAGAAATTACTGAAGTACAAACAGACCGTTTTTTTGAGGCTTTGCCTGAAATATATGATCAACTGATTCAGGACGCTCAATCTATTTTGGAATTTGATCCTGCAGCAGATTCTCTGGAAGAAATACTTCTTGCTTACCCGGGATATTTTGCAACCTATGTTTATCGTATTTCCCATCAGTTTTGGAATCAGGAATTAAAAATATTGCCTCGTGTCATTTCAGAATATGCACATAGCAAAACAGGAATCGACATTCATCCGGGAGCGGTGATCGGAGCGTATTTTTTCATCGATCATGGAACCGGGATCGTCATTGGAGAGACCGCTGTCATTGGAAATCACGTTAAACTTTATCAGGGCGTAACCCTTGGAGCTTTGAATGTTTCCAAAGAAAAAGCCAACAAAAAAAGGCATCCTAATATCGAAGACCACGTCATTATTTATTCAGGAGCGACCATTTTAGGAGGAAATACAACCATAGGCAAAGAAAGTATCATCGGCGGTAATGTATGGATAACGCAAGATGTTCCTTCCAACTCCTTGGTTTATAATAAAAGTGAAATAAGAATAAAGGATAATAACATGTTGCCGGAGTCACTCAACTTCGTCATTTAAAATAGAAAATAAAAATTGTATTGGTATGAAATTTCAGAACGCACTAGAAACGATTGGAAATACGCCAGTCGTAAAAATTAACAAACTCTTTGATTCGGAACACGAAGTCTGGATCAAATTGGAAAAGGTAAATCCAGGTGGAAGCATCAAAGACAGGATTGCCTTAGCCATGATTGAAGATGCAGAAGCTAAAGGATTATTAAACAAAGACAGTACGATTATCGAGCCTACCAGCGGAAATACAGGAATAGGACTTGCTTTGGTTGCTGCCATAAAAGGATACAAACTTATTCTCGTAATGCCCGACAGTATGAGTATAGAACGCCGTAAAATTATGGAAGCTTACGGTGCTGAATTTGTACTGACCCCAAGAGAAAAAGGAATGAAGGGTGCCATTGAAAAGGCTAATGAACTGGCAGAGGAAATTCAGAATTCATGGATCCCAAAACAATTTGACAACCCTGCTAATGTAAAAGTCCACACCAAAACCACAGCACAGGAAATCATAAAGGATTTTCCAGACGGTTTGGATTATGTAATCACAGGAGTAGGAACAGGTGGCCACATCACCGGAATTGCAAAGGTTTTAAAACAAAAATACCCCAATATCAAAGTGATCGCTGTAGAACCCGAATTATCTCCAGTGCTGAGTGGTGGAAGTCCTGCGCCACATCCATTACAAGGTTTAGGAGCTGGATTTGTTCCATCCATATTGGATATTACTGTTCTCGATGGTGTCATTACTGTGGGCAAGGAAGAAGCTTTTAAATATACGCTGGATGCAGCAAAAAAAGAGGGCCTCTTTGTTGGAATATCTACCGGAGCTGCTTTAGCTGCCATTGCTAAGCATCTGCCAGAAATAAAGACTGGATCTAAAATTCTAACCCTCAATTATGATACTGGTGAAAGGTATCTGTCCATTGAAGGGCTCTTCTAACTTCTTCAACTAACACAGATTTTCAATGAATACACATTTAAAAACACCTAAGGTTTACCTTATCGGTGCAGGACCCGGCAACCCCGATCTGATCACAGTAAAGGCAGTAAAAGCAATTGCTAAAGCAGATGTTATCTTATGCGATCGTTTGGTAAGCCCTGAGATCTTAGAGACGTATGTAAATACATCTACAGAAGTGATCTATGTAGGTAAAGAATGCAGTAAAAATGCATCAACACCTCAATCTCGCATTAATACTTTAATGGTAGACTATGCACGTCAGAATAAAACGGTTGTAAGGCTAAAAGGGGGAGATGTATCCATATTTTCTAATATTCTCGATGAATTACAAACTTTGAAGGAAAATCATATTCCATACGAAATTATTCCGGGGATTACTGCTGCTTTAGGTGCTGCCGCGTATGCAGGAATGCCTCTAACAGCGAGAGGATATGCTACATCTGTTCGATTTTTAACCTATTACAAGTCGGAAATTCTTACCGCTGAATATTGGAAAGAACTTGCTGCCACGAACGACACCCTTGTTTTTTATATGTCTAAGGGCAACCTTACTGATCTTGTTGAGAAGTTTATACACCTGGATATTTCAAAAGAGAAAAAAATTGCAATCATTGAACAGGCTACAACCCCTTATCAAAAGGTATACACTTCTTCTTTCGATGATTTTGAAGTAAACTTTTCGGACAAAACCTTTGCCTCGCCTTCACTCGTGGTTATTGGTAAAATAGTCAACCTGCATGAGAAATTTTCATGGCTGAAAAATACGGAAGAAGAAGGTCTTTATTTTAAATCAGTCGTGAATGGAAGCTTAGTACCAAAAAATCAAAACTTTTTCGAATATGCTGTCTGAAACAAAATTTAATATATTAAAACAAATATCAGGTGATTTCTCCAGAGATGAAACCATCTGGGCAAGTGGCTACCTCGCTGGTCTTGTGGCTGATCCTTCAACTTCGGTTCAGCCACCTCAACAACTGATTCATACAGATCAGATCGCAGTAAAGAAAATTACACTGGCTTATGGTACAGAAACCGGAAACAGCAAGAAACTGGCTACAGGGATTGCAGGAATAATTAAGAAAAAAGGGGTTCAGGTTAAGTTAACTGACCTTTCCCAATATAAACCTAAAGACCTGAATAAAGAAGAATTTTTCTTTGTGATCATAAGTACACAGGGCGAGGGTGATCCCCCGGTTCTGGCTAAAAAATTCTACGATCATATTCATGAGAATGAAATCGATCTCACTCATCTCAAGTTTGGGGTTTTGGCATTGGGAGACAGCAGTTATCCTTTGTTTTGTAAAACAGGAGAAGATATAGATTACCGCTTTGAAACATTAGGTGCTCAGCGGATAATCCCATTGAAAAAATGTGATATTGATTATGAAGAAGAAGCTGGTAACTGGATAGAACATATCTTTGAAACGGTAAATAAAACCACTCAGAATAGTATAAAAAATACTTCGGCACCAAAAACTTCAACAGGCAGAAAAAAATACCATGGAAAGGTTTCAACAATCATCAATCTGAATGATATTACTTCTGAAAAAGAAACCTATCATATAGAAATTGAAACCGAAGAAGCACTGATTTATCATCCAGGGGCAGCTTTGGGTATTTTACCAATCAATTCGAAATCTGTAGTAGAAGAAATTATTGAACTGACAGGAATTGATCCTAAAAAACAGATTGAGACATCAAAAGTCACCGCCAATGTAGAGGAACTTCTGTACAAACATCTTAATATAAGTTATTTACTTAAAACCGTCGTTGCTCAATACGCAAAGATCACAGGCCACTCAATTCCGGAAGTCCGCTTGGGTCTTATCGACCTGCTTCGGATCTATCCGGTGAAAAATGCTGGCGAATTTGAGCAGGTCATTCCGATCTTAACGGGTCAGTCACCCCGTCTGTATTCTATTTCTTCTTCTTTGGAAGCTCATGGTGAAAATGAGATTCATATTACTGTTGCCAAGTCAGAATTCTTACTTGATGATCAGAAACAAAATGGCCTATGCAGTGGATTTCTCAGTGGATTTACGGAAGGAGAAAGTCTTGAATTTTATATTCAGGAAGCCGGACATTTCAGATTGCCTGAAACAGATAAAGATATCATTATGATTGGGCCGGGAACTGGCATTGCTCCTTTCAGATCATTCCTTTGGGAGCGCGATGCAATAGGAGCAGAAGGAAGGAACTGGCTATTTTTTGGAGACAGGAATTTCATCTCAGACTTTCTTTATCAGTCAGAAATGATTGATTTCCTGAAAACAGGAACACTAACCCACCTAGACATGGCATTCTCCAGAGATACAGCCGAAAAAGTATATGTTCAACATAAACTGAAACAAAAAGCTCAGGAAGTATTCTACTGGCTTGAAGGCGGAGCATCTGTTTATGTATGTGGTACTAAAGAACCGATGAGCGGGGATGTTGAAGACACCCTTTTGAATATTATTCAGGATCAGGGAAAACGCAGCAAAGAAGAGGCTCTAATTTATCTCGAAGAAATGGAGCTCAATGGCAGATATGCTAAAGATGTTTATTAAATCAAGTCAGTAAAATTAAAAGAAAACAGTTATGAGTAATAAAGATAACCTTTCGCCGGTAGAAAGGATTAAAACCGGTAGTAACGGACTCAGAGGGACTTTAAAAGAGAGTCTTTCGGATGACTTCACAGGATCTATAAGAGAAGACGATCAAACTCTGATCAAGTTCCATGGAATGTATCAACAGGACGACAGAGACAGAAGAGAAGAACGCGTAGGTAAAAAATTGGAATGGCTTTATTCTTATATGATCAGGCTAAGGCTTCCTGGAGGCTTTTTAAATTCCGAACAATGGATCGGATTGAATAAAATTGCCGAAGATCATTCCACAGGAACCATAAAAATAACCACAAGACAGACGATTCAGTTACATGGTATTTTAAAATCCCATTTAAAACCAACCATACAGAATTTCAATCTGCAACATCTCGATTCTATTGCAGCCTGTGGTGATGTGAATAGAAATGTAACCTGTACAGCAAACCCTTCAGAGTCACCATTACATCAGGAAGCTTATGAGCTTGCCGGTAAAATAAGTGAAATGTGCCTTCCAAAGACAAAATCATATTATGATATCTGGATTGATGATGAACTAATTGTCGATAGGAAAGTTGAAGAAGATCCTCTCTACCAAGACAGATACCTTCCCCGAAAATTGAAAATAGGAATTGCCATTCCGCCCAATAATGATGTGGATGTATTCATCAATGATATCGCATTGATTGCCATCATTGAAAACAATCAGATCGTAGGATATAATATTGCTGCCGGAGGCGGATTAGGGGCAACTCACGGAAATGAAGCTACGTATGCCCGTCTGGCTTCTCTATTAGGGTTTGTGGATACGGAAGAGAAAGTTTTAAAAACCGTATATGAGATTATTACGGTACAGCGAGACTTTGGAAACAGAAATGATAGAAAACTTTCAAGATTAAAATATACGATCGATA is part of the Chryseobacterium paludis genome and encodes:
- a CDS encoding RrF2 family transcriptional regulator: MMSKRCKYALKAMVRLARNYNQGFLSTSIIAQDEHIPRKFLEQILLELKRVKLVNSKQGKAGGYYLLKSPDDVSLADIYRIFDGPIALAPCVSLNFYEPCDDCVDEETCYLRKEFIIVREKTRKSMMEATLTSFMKKN
- a CDS encoding phosphoadenylyl-sulfate reductase — protein: MENNLKKEFEELLEKASDNTINTDFLQVVVEKFPGKVIFSTSFSYEDQIVTHLIKNLDVDIFTLDTGRLFEQTYETWTASRAFFKKEIKAYYPDTEEIREFVSQNGPDSFYQSVEQRKACCTIRKVHPLKKALQGYKVWITGLRSEHSTNRQNMPQLEWDEDNQIIKFHPLLHWTSEQVLEYVQMYHLPYNYLHKKGFVSIGCEPCTRAIKEGEDFRAGRWWWEDANKKECGLHIHK
- the cysD gene encoding sulfate adenylyltransferase subunit CysD, whose amino-acid sequence is MSIYHLNYLDQLESESIYILREVAGQFERPALLFSGGKDSIVLAHLASKAFRHGKIPFTFVHVDTGHNFPEVLSFRDQLVNELDVNLVVRKVEDTIRKKGLTEPKGKFPSRNWLQTYTLLDTIEEFEFDACIGGARRDEEKARAKERIFSVRDEFGQWDPKLQRPELWNIFNGKVQKGENVRVFPISNWTELDIWNYIRREKIALPSIYFSHDREVVDLNGQWIANSEHASLEIHDFVTTKKIRYRTVGDMTCTAAVESYASTIDGVIEEIVATRISERGETRIDDRVTEAAMEDRKKGGYF
- a CDS encoding sulfate adenylyltransferase subunit 1 → MDILRFITAGSVDDGKSTLIGRLLYDSKSILQDQLEVLEKHSKNKNEDGVDLALLTDGLRAEREQGITIDVAYRYFSTAKRKFIIADAPGHVQYTRNMITGASNSDLMVILIDARKGVIEQTRRHSIIASLLKLKKVAVTINKMDMVDYSQEVFETIKADYSKIADSLGLKDVSYFPISALKGDNIVSLSSKTDWYEGNTLLDYLEQVTLHDELNSGSRFQVQYVIRPQTEELHDYRGYAGQILSGQFRKGDKIHILPAGSTSEIAKIEINGIESNEAFEGQPAVIHITEDLDISRGDLFATGEQLPIIEKDLEVLLCWLDVKSLQPGNKYLLQQNSRLVKTVVKTVDYKINVNTLIQEKAEGEIKLNEIVKVTLRTAQPLVYDSFIDNKRTGSAILVDETSNSTVAACIIQ
- the epsC gene encoding serine O-acetyltransferase EpsC; translated protein: MAVYNNLIDKIRNNKQSNSHISFDKSKAKNFVKHLYEVLFISEREDIADQLEENFAKLYGSLFCLINSITDDEEITEVQTDRFFEALPEIYDQLIQDAQSILEFDPAADSLEEILLAYPGYFATYVYRISHQFWNQELKILPRVISEYAHSKTGIDIHPGAVIGAYFFIDHGTGIVIGETAVIGNHVKLYQGVTLGALNVSKEKANKKRHPNIEDHVIIYSGATILGGNTTIGKESIIGGNVWITQDVPSNSLVYNKSEIRIKDNNMLPESLNFVI
- the cysK gene encoding cysteine synthase A — translated: MKFQNALETIGNTPVVKINKLFDSEHEVWIKLEKVNPGGSIKDRIALAMIEDAEAKGLLNKDSTIIEPTSGNTGIGLALVAAIKGYKLILVMPDSMSIERRKIMEAYGAEFVLTPREKGMKGAIEKANELAEEIQNSWIPKQFDNPANVKVHTKTTAQEIIKDFPDGLDYVITGVGTGGHITGIAKVLKQKYPNIKVIAVEPELSPVLSGGSPAPHPLQGLGAGFVPSILDITVLDGVITVGKEEAFKYTLDAAKKEGLFVGISTGAALAAIAKHLPEIKTGSKILTLNYDTGERYLSIEGLF
- the cobA gene encoding uroporphyrinogen-III C-methyltransferase — protein: MNTHLKTPKVYLIGAGPGNPDLITVKAVKAIAKADVILCDRLVSPEILETYVNTSTEVIYVGKECSKNASTPQSRINTLMVDYARQNKTVVRLKGGDVSIFSNILDELQTLKENHIPYEIIPGITAALGAAAYAGMPLTARGYATSVRFLTYYKSEILTAEYWKELAATNDTLVFYMSKGNLTDLVEKFIHLDISKEKKIAIIEQATTPYQKVYTSSFDDFEVNFSDKTFASPSLVVIGKIVNLHEKFSWLKNTEEEGLYFKSVVNGSLVPKNQNFFEYAV
- a CDS encoding diflavin oxidoreductase, which codes for MLSETKFNILKQISGDFSRDETIWASGYLAGLVADPSTSVQPPQQLIHTDQIAVKKITLAYGTETGNSKKLATGIAGIIKKKGVQVKLTDLSQYKPKDLNKEEFFFVIISTQGEGDPPVLAKKFYDHIHENEIDLTHLKFGVLALGDSSYPLFCKTGEDIDYRFETLGAQRIIPLKKCDIDYEEEAGNWIEHIFETVNKTTQNSIKNTSAPKTSTGRKKYHGKVSTIINLNDITSEKETYHIEIETEEALIYHPGAALGILPINSKSVVEEIIELTGIDPKKQIETSKVTANVEELLYKHLNISYLLKTVVAQYAKITGHSIPEVRLGLIDLLRIYPVKNAGEFEQVIPILTGQSPRLYSISSSLEAHGENEIHITVAKSEFLLDDQKQNGLCSGFLSGFTEGESLEFYIQEAGHFRLPETDKDIIMIGPGTGIAPFRSFLWERDAIGAEGRNWLFFGDRNFISDFLYQSEMIDFLKTGTLTHLDMAFSRDTAEKVYVQHKLKQKAQEVFYWLEGGASVYVCGTKEPMSGDVEDTLLNIIQDQGKRSKEEALIYLEEMELNGRYAKDVY
- a CDS encoding NADPH-dependent assimilatory sulfite reductase hemoprotein subunit — translated: MSNKDNLSPVERIKTGSNGLRGTLKESLSDDFTGSIREDDQTLIKFHGMYQQDDRDRREERVGKKLEWLYSYMIRLRLPGGFLNSEQWIGLNKIAEDHSTGTIKITTRQTIQLHGILKSHLKPTIQNFNLQHLDSIAACGDVNRNVTCTANPSESPLHQEAYELAGKISEMCLPKTKSYYDIWIDDELIVDRKVEEDPLYQDRYLPRKLKIGIAIPPNNDVDVFINDIALIAIIENNQIVGYNIAAGGGLGATHGNEATYARLASLLGFVDTEEKVLKTVYEIITVQRDFGNRNDRKLSRLKYTIDKLGIDGYRAEVEKRTGFAFEPARTFRFEQRKDRYGWIQNHEGKWFYTVFVEHGRVLDIEKYPLKSGLLKIAEAGKVNFRFTCNQNLILADIKEVDKPEVENLLKEFGISDSTEGASALRKNSVACVALNTCSLALAEAQRYLPSLVTKIEPMLEKYSLLQEDITIRMTGCPNGCGRSPNAEIGFVGTAYGKYNLHIGGDRLGMRLNTKFKENIGEEEILETLDELFGIYVKEKLAEETFGDFSYRYLQNLN